A section of the Microbacterium forte genome encodes:
- a CDS encoding enoyl-CoA hydratase/isomerase family protein → MTESSAASRVLVRTEGALGRLTLNRSEAINALDPGMIQQLTEALERWRDDTDVQIVVIDGAGERGMCAGGDVRALHGQIVAGRTEETAEFFRAEYALNAMIAEYPKPIVSIADGITMGGGVGLSGHAAIRIVTERSRLAMPETRIGFTPDVGGTWLLGRMPGRFGEYFGLTGSTMNGADAVLLGFADHFVPSDRLDALREALAYRADPTGPAEIVLLFDETPEPSALPASREWIDRAFSSDTIAETVSRLRSEEAADAAATADLLESLAPTGLAVTLDAVREARRLPNLRAALEGEYRRVMWFVTQHPDLVEGIRAQVVDKDRNPKWNPATIAELPSDAGADARDFVPERSLF, encoded by the coding sequence GTGACCGAATCCAGCGCTGCTTCCCGGGTCCTCGTCCGCACCGAAGGGGCCCTCGGCAGGCTGACCCTGAACCGGTCGGAAGCGATCAACGCGCTCGACCCCGGGATGATCCAGCAGCTCACCGAGGCCCTCGAGCGTTGGCGGGACGACACCGATGTGCAGATCGTCGTCATCGACGGCGCGGGCGAGCGAGGCATGTGCGCGGGGGGAGACGTTCGCGCACTGCATGGGCAGATCGTGGCCGGACGCACTGAGGAGACCGCCGAGTTCTTCCGCGCCGAGTACGCGTTGAACGCGATGATCGCCGAGTACCCGAAGCCCATCGTCTCCATCGCCGACGGCATCACGATGGGCGGCGGCGTCGGCCTGTCGGGTCACGCGGCCATCCGCATCGTCACCGAGCGTTCCCGGCTGGCGATGCCCGAGACGCGCATCGGATTCACCCCCGACGTCGGCGGCACGTGGCTGCTGGGGCGGATGCCAGGGCGATTCGGGGAGTACTTCGGACTCACGGGCTCGACGATGAACGGAGCGGATGCGGTGCTGCTCGGCTTCGCCGACCACTTCGTGCCGTCCGACCGGCTGGATGCGCTGCGCGAGGCGCTGGCCTATCGTGCCGACCCGACCGGGCCGGCCGAGATCGTGCTGCTGTTCGACGAGACCCCCGAGCCGTCTGCGCTCCCGGCGTCACGCGAATGGATCGACCGCGCGTTCTCGTCCGACACGATCGCGGAGACCGTGTCGCGGCTCCGTTCCGAGGAGGCTGCGGATGCCGCGGCGACCGCGGACCTGCTCGAGAGCCTGGCACCGACCGGACTCGCCGTCACCCTCGACGCCGTCAGGGAGGCACGTCGACTCCCGAACCTGCGCGCCGCTCTCGAGGGCGAGTACCGCCGCGTGATGTGGTTCGTGACGCAGCATCCCGATCTGGTCGAGGGCATCCGCGCGCAGGTCGTCGACAAGGACCGCAATCCGAAGTGGAACCCGGCGACCATCGCCGAGCTCCCGTCGGATGCCGGTGCCGATGCTCGGGATTTCGTGCCCGAACGCTCGCTCTTCTGA
- a CDS encoding ABC transporter ATP-binding protein encodes MLGKILLRYLARYKWLLAAVLVFQFASALATLYLPRLNEDIINKGVAQSDTDYIWRTGLFMLAVSLGQIIASVIATYFAARASMGAGRDIRADVFAKVSGFSEREVSQFGAGSLITRNTNDVQQVQMLAMMGATMLVTAPLLAIGGIIFAVQTNIGLSWLIAVSVPLLLIVAGLVVSRMVPLFRSYQGKLDTVNRVLREQLTGVRVVRAFVRESIEEERFRGANTDIMVVGRKVGSLFVLLFPLFMLILNVTIVAVVWFGGIEVNSGTVQVGTIFAFMQYIGQIMGGVIMASFMAIMIPRAAVSAERIGEVLDTQSSMERPANGVTDFPTPGSVAFDDVEFTYPGADSPVLKGISFAAEPGETVAIVGSTGAGKTTLVSLIPRLFDVSGGAVLVGGTDVREADVESLWATIGLVPQRPFLFTGTVASNLRYGREDATDEELWHALEIAQGRDFVEEMPQGLESRITQGGTNVSGGQRQRLAIARAIVRQPQILVFDDSFSALDLTTDARLRQALWRELPHVTKIVVAQRVSSITDANRIVVLEGGTMVGVGTHEELLETSTTYREIVESQLGVDA; translated from the coding sequence GTGCTGGGAAAAATCCTCCTCCGTTATCTCGCCCGCTATAAATGGCTGCTCGCGGCCGTCCTGGTGTTCCAGTTCGCCAGCGCGCTCGCCACCCTCTACCTCCCGCGCCTGAACGAAGACATCATCAACAAGGGCGTCGCCCAGTCGGACACCGACTACATCTGGCGCACCGGTCTCTTCATGCTCGCCGTCTCGCTCGGGCAGATCATCGCCTCGGTCATCGCCACCTACTTCGCCGCCCGCGCGTCCATGGGTGCGGGCCGCGACATCCGCGCCGACGTCTTCGCCAAGGTCAGCGGATTCTCCGAGCGCGAGGTGTCGCAGTTCGGTGCAGGCTCCCTCATCACGCGCAACACGAACGACGTGCAGCAGGTGCAGATGCTCGCGATGATGGGCGCCACCATGCTCGTCACCGCGCCGCTGCTCGCGATCGGCGGCATCATCTTCGCCGTGCAGACGAACATCGGTCTGAGCTGGCTCATCGCCGTGTCCGTGCCGCTGCTGCTGATCGTCGCCGGGCTCGTCGTCAGCCGCATGGTTCCGCTGTTCCGCAGCTACCAGGGCAAGCTCGACACCGTGAACCGCGTGCTGCGCGAGCAGCTCACAGGTGTGCGCGTCGTGCGGGCCTTCGTCCGGGAGAGCATCGAAGAAGAGCGCTTCCGCGGAGCCAACACCGACATCATGGTGGTCGGCCGCAAGGTCGGCTCGCTGTTCGTGCTGCTGTTCCCGCTGTTCATGCTGATCCTCAACGTCACGATCGTGGCAGTCGTGTGGTTCGGCGGCATCGAGGTCAACAGCGGCACGGTGCAGGTCGGCACGATCTTCGCGTTCATGCAGTACATCGGTCAGATCATGGGCGGCGTCATCATGGCCAGCTTCATGGCGATCATGATCCCGCGCGCCGCGGTCTCGGCCGAGCGCATCGGCGAGGTCCTCGACACGCAGTCGAGCATGGAGCGTCCGGCGAACGGCGTCACCGACTTCCCGACGCCTGGCTCGGTCGCCTTCGACGACGTCGAGTTCACCTACCCCGGGGCCGACTCTCCCGTGCTCAAGGGCATCAGCTTCGCTGCAGAGCCCGGCGAGACCGTCGCGATCGTGGGGTCGACCGGTGCGGGCAAGACGACACTCGTGTCGTTGATCCCGCGACTCTTCGACGTCTCGGGCGGAGCCGTCCTCGTCGGCGGCACGGATGTCCGCGAGGCGGATGTCGAATCGCTGTGGGCGACGATCGGTCTCGTTCCGCAGCGCCCGTTCCTCTTCACCGGCACGGTGGCGTCGAACCTCCGCTACGGCAGAGAGGACGCGACCGACGAAGAGCTCTGGCATGCCCTCGAGATCGCACAGGGCCGCGACTTCGTCGAGGAGATGCCGCAGGGCCTCGAATCGCGCATCACGCAGGGCGGCACGAACGTCTCGGGCGGACAGCGTCAGCGTCTGGCGATCGCCCGCGCGATCGTGCGTCAGCCGCAGATCCTGGTGTTCGACGACTCGTTCTCGGCTCTCGACCTCACCACCGACGCCCGATTGAGGCAGGCGCTATGGCGTGAGCTGCCGCACGTGACCAAGATCGTGGTCGCGCAGCGCGTCTCGTCCATCACCGATGCGAACCGCATCGTCGTGCTCGAAGGGGGCACCATGGTCGGCGTCGGCACGCACGAGGAGCTCCTCGAGACGAGCACCACGTACCGAGAGATCGTCGAATCGCAGCTGGGGGTGGACGCATGA
- a CDS encoding ABC transporter ATP-binding protein has product MSEQNTPQTRRGRAAKATAATTAVEPEMTEEEKYEAELAEKARQDGGGWDSVAPGKADNFGKSFGRMIGLLKPSAVWFILVSIAGAVGVVLTVAAPKVLGEATNLIYKGFISVQLAQANGDFPGFPAGTPQDDVVAALRQGGQDDFANQVEALGSFRVGDGVDFDALRWVIIAVLAIYITAAFLSWLQGYVINVIMVRTMWRLREAVEAKINRLPLSYFDKVQRGDLISRVTNDIDNITQTMQQSLSGAITAVLTVVGVLVLMFSISWQLALVALVALPLMGVIFGVIGPRSQKAFGTQWRKVGRLNARVEEAFSGHALVKVFGREQDALEKFKDENEELFQASFKAQFLSGIIMPAMTFVGSLTYVGIAVLGGLMVASGQLRLGDVQAFIQYSQQFTQPLSELGGMAAVVQSGTASAERVFELLDTEEQEADAADAPKLADGKGVVEFENVAFSYTPERPLIRDLSFRVEPGQTVAIVGPTGAGKTTLVNLIMRFYELNGGRILLDGQDISEVTREQLRSRTGMVLQDPWLFAGSIRENIRYGRSTATDDEVLEAAKATYVDRFVRSLPEGYDTVLDEDASNVSAGERQLITIARAFVAQPSILILDEATSAVDTRTEVLLQHAMAALRQGRTSFVIAHRLSTIRDADLILVMEHGDIVEKGTHDELITAQGAYWRLYQSQFEQAATDIDAEDALTGSTPVVVSGDAEEAAAAAQVGVSVGAQVPAAEAAAAQSVVERSDDGGQKG; this is encoded by the coding sequence ATGAGCGAGCAGAACACGCCCCAGACCCGCCGCGGCCGTGCAGCCAAGGCGACGGCCGCGACCACTGCGGTCGAGCCCGAGATGACCGAAGAAGAGAAGTACGAAGCCGAGCTCGCCGAGAAGGCGCGCCAGGACGGCGGCGGCTGGGACAGCGTCGCACCCGGCAAGGCCGACAACTTCGGCAAGAGCTTCGGTCGGATGATCGGGCTGCTCAAGCCGTCGGCCGTGTGGTTCATCCTCGTGTCGATCGCCGGCGCCGTCGGCGTCGTGCTGACGGTCGCCGCGCCGAAGGTGCTCGGCGAGGCCACGAACCTCATCTACAAGGGCTTCATCTCGGTGCAGCTCGCGCAGGCGAACGGGGACTTCCCCGGATTCCCCGCCGGCACCCCGCAGGACGATGTCGTCGCCGCGCTCCGTCAGGGCGGGCAGGACGACTTCGCCAACCAGGTCGAGGCTCTCGGCAGCTTCAGGGTCGGTGACGGAGTCGACTTCGACGCGCTGCGCTGGGTCATCATCGCCGTGCTGGCGATCTACATCACCGCCGCCTTCCTCAGCTGGCTCCAGGGCTACGTGATCAACGTCATCATGGTCCGCACCATGTGGCGCCTTCGCGAAGCGGTCGAGGCGAAGATCAACCGCCTGCCCCTGTCGTACTTCGACAAAGTGCAGCGCGGAGACCTGATCTCCCGTGTGACCAACGACATCGACAACATCACGCAGACCATGCAGCAGTCGCTGTCCGGTGCGATCACGGCCGTTCTCACCGTTGTGGGAGTGCTCGTGCTGATGTTCTCGATCTCGTGGCAGCTCGCGCTCGTCGCGCTGGTCGCGCTCCCGCTCATGGGTGTGATCTTCGGTGTCATCGGCCCTCGGTCGCAGAAGGCCTTCGGCACCCAGTGGCGCAAGGTCGGTCGCCTGAACGCCCGCGTCGAGGAGGCTTTCTCCGGCCACGCGCTGGTCAAGGTCTTCGGTCGCGAGCAGGATGCGCTGGAGAAGTTCAAGGACGAGAACGAGGAGCTGTTCCAGGCGAGCTTCAAGGCGCAGTTCCTCTCCGGCATCATCATGCCGGCGATGACCTTCGTCGGCAGTCTCACCTATGTGGGCATCGCCGTGCTCGGCGGTCTCATGGTCGCGAGCGGGCAGCTGCGTCTCGGAGACGTGCAGGCGTTCATCCAGTACTCGCAGCAGTTCACGCAGCCGCTGTCGGAGCTCGGTGGAATGGCCGCGGTCGTGCAGTCGGGAACGGCGTCGGCCGAGCGGGTGTTCGAGCTGCTCGACACCGAAGAGCAGGAGGCCGACGCCGCAGATGCTCCGAAGCTCGCCGACGGCAAGGGCGTCGTGGAGTTCGAGAACGTCGCGTTCTCGTACACGCCCGAGCGTCCGCTCATCAGAGACCTCTCTTTCCGGGTCGAGCCCGGTCAGACGGTCGCGATCGTCGGTCCGACCGGAGCGGGCAAGACGACGCTCGTCAACCTGATCATGCGGTTCTACGAACTGAACGGCGGGCGGATCCTGCTCGACGGTCAGGACATCTCCGAGGTCACGCGCGAGCAGCTGCGCTCACGCACCGGCATGGTGCTGCAGGACCCGTGGCTGTTCGCCGGCAGCATTCGCGAGAACATCCGATACGGACGCTCCACGGCGACCGACGACGAGGTTCTCGAGGCGGCGAAGGCGACGTATGTCGATCGCTTCGTGCGCTCGCTCCCCGAGGGCTACGACACGGTGCTCGACGAGGACGCGTCGAACGTCTCGGCGGGTGAGCGTCAGCTGATCACGATCGCGCGAGCGTTCGTCGCTCAGCCGTCGATCCTGATCCTCGACGAGGCGACGTCGGCGGTCGACACCCGCACCGAGGTGCTGCTGCAGCACGCGATGGCGGCGTTGCGACAGGGACGCACCTCGTTCGTGATCGCTCACCGACTGTCGACGATCCGCGACGCCGACCTCATCCTCGTGATGGAACACGGCGACATCGTCGAGAAGGGCACGCACGACGAGCTCATCACGGCGCAGGGCGCGTACTGGCGCCTCTACCAGTCGCAGTTCGAGCAGGCGGCCACCGACATCGACGCAGAGGACGCACTCACGGGTTCGACCCCTGTCGTCGTCAGCGGCGACGCCGAAGAAGCTGCGGCGGCGGCACAGGTCGGGGTCTCGGTGGGGGCGCAGGTTCCTGCCGCCGAAGCCGCTGCGGCACAGTCCGTCGTCGAACGCTCGGACGACGGGGGCCAGAAGGGCTGA
- a CDS encoding D-alanyl-D-alanine carboxypeptidase family protein: MTAPDSAEATASAVPAGDASTPDATAPHASAPAGAAADSSEPAGSTAALPDADVSSAGTTDAAPRSDADDAPGLIALEAALETPETTPHAQWAEGASGGTPLTWVDAVEVARHPATEALDDTPPAASGGALLTGAHLRPAITRPGVLVPLGVLVGLLGTYVGSAMLWPLHEVAPTVQAVELSTVAAPAAAITWPTQGSAAVGIGGIGTTSSSLDAAAIASVTKVVSSLMVLDRMPLAVGEQGPEFSFTRADNLAYWDYRRSDQSALDVPVGGTLTEFQLLQGTLLGSANNYIDRLSQEIWGSPSAFTAAAEVWLRDRGLDSITIVTPSGFDARNTATPESLVALAELAMQNPVFAGIVGTPSVDLPGAGTVVNTNGMLADPGVVGVKTGTLGDSWNLLTAKVITIDDTTVHLYASVLGQADDEQRLAQTRSLFSQVETALEQQAPAVAAGTVVGTVTTPWGATADVVTDADAGIVLWNGAMAEASTDFSLGDNRESGDEVGTLTSSGPLNTVTTSLSLADDVDAPSPWWRLTHPLELLGITEAQR; the protein is encoded by the coding sequence GTGACCGCTCCTGACTCCGCCGAGGCCACCGCCTCCGCCGTTCCTGCGGGCGATGCGTCGACGCCCGATGCGACAGCGCCTCATGCGTCAGCGCCTGCCGGTGCCGCGGCTGACTCGTCGGAGCCCGCCGGTTCGACTGCGGCGCTTCCTGATGCCGACGTCTCGTCGGCCGGCACGACGGATGCGGCACCCAGATCAGATGCTGACGACGCCCCCGGACTCATCGCTCTCGAGGCGGCTCTCGAGACTCCCGAGACGACTCCCCACGCCCAGTGGGCAGAGGGCGCCAGCGGTGGGACGCCCCTGACGTGGGTCGACGCGGTCGAAGTGGCGCGGCACCCGGCAACGGAGGCGCTCGATGACACGCCTCCCGCCGCGAGCGGCGGCGCACTTCTGACCGGAGCGCATCTGCGCCCGGCGATCACCCGCCCCGGCGTGCTGGTCCCGCTCGGCGTTCTCGTCGGATTGCTCGGCACCTATGTCGGGTCGGCCATGCTGTGGCCGTTGCACGAGGTGGCGCCGACCGTGCAGGCAGTGGAGCTCTCCACGGTCGCCGCGCCCGCAGCCGCCATCACCTGGCCCACCCAGGGAAGCGCCGCCGTGGGAATCGGCGGCATCGGCACGACGTCGTCATCGCTCGATGCGGCGGCGATCGCGAGCGTCACCAAAGTGGTCTCGAGTCTGATGGTGCTCGATCGGATGCCTCTCGCCGTGGGCGAGCAGGGCCCGGAGTTCTCGTTCACGCGGGCGGACAACCTGGCGTACTGGGACTACCGCCGCTCCGATCAGTCGGCGCTCGACGTGCCCGTGGGCGGCACTCTCACCGAGTTCCAGCTCCTGCAGGGAACGCTGCTCGGTTCGGCGAACAACTACATCGACCGTCTCTCTCAGGAGATCTGGGGCTCCCCCTCGGCGTTCACCGCTGCGGCGGAGGTGTGGCTGCGCGACCGTGGCCTCGACAGCATCACGATCGTGACCCCATCGGGGTTCGACGCCCGCAACACGGCCACGCCTGAGTCGCTCGTCGCGCTGGCCGAACTGGCGATGCAGAACCCCGTGTTCGCCGGCATCGTCGGCACTCCGTCTGTCGATCTTCCGGGCGCCGGCACAGTGGTGAACACGAACGGGATGCTGGCGGATCCTGGCGTGGTCGGAGTCAAGACCGGCACGCTCGGCGACAGTTGGAACCTGTTGACCGCGAAGGTCATCACAATCGACGACACGACCGTGCACCTCTATGCGTCCGTTCTCGGGCAGGCCGACGATGAGCAGCGCCTCGCCCAGACCCGTTCGCTGTTCTCGCAGGTCGAGACGGCATTGGAGCAGCAGGCCCCCGCTGTCGCGGCCGGCACGGTCGTCGGCACGGTCACGACGCCGTGGGGCGCGACCGCCGATGTGGTGACGGATGCCGATGCCGGCATCGTGCTGTGGAACGGCGCGATGGCCGAGGCTTCGACGGACTTCTCCCTGGGCGACAACCGCGAGTCGGGCGACGAGGTCGGCACGTTGACGAGCTCAGGACCGTTGAACACGGTGACGACGTCGCTGTCGCTCGCCGATGACGTCGATGCCCCGAGCCCGTGGTGGCGCCTGACCCATCCACTCGAGCTCCTCGGCATCACCGAAGCTCAGCGCTGA
- a CDS encoding ECF transporter S component: MSTSTSGSTTESAAVSRASKGLGRPELWRWRVVDIVVASVIAVACALIFLLWNVGYEVPSSILKPLLPGVQGLLAGPWLIAGVLGALIIRKPGAALYTELVAAIISALVGNAWGPLTIVSGLVQGLGAELIFLVFLYGVWRLPVAMLAGAGAGLACGINDRILWYAGADTLFTTIYIVSTTISGAVIAGLGAWLIARGLAATGALSRFAAGREVTARV; encoded by the coding sequence ATGAGTACATCCACGTCCGGATCCACCACGGAATCCGCAGCCGTCTCGCGCGCCTCGAAGGGCCTCGGTCGCCCTGAGCTCTGGCGCTGGCGGGTCGTCGACATCGTCGTCGCCAGCGTCATCGCCGTCGCGTGCGCGCTGATCTTCCTGCTCTGGAACGTCGGCTACGAGGTGCCCAGCAGCATCCTGAAGCCGCTGCTCCCCGGCGTGCAGGGCCTGCTCGCCGGCCCCTGGCTCATCGCCGGTGTGCTGGGCGCGCTGATCATCCGCAAGCCGGGCGCCGCGCTCTACACCGAGCTGGTCGCCGCGATCATCTCGGCCCTCGTCGGCAACGCCTGGGGTCCGCTGACCATCGTCTCGGGCCTCGTGCAGGGTCTCGGTGCCGAACTGATCTTCCTCGTGTTCCTCTACGGCGTCTGGCGTCTGCCCGTCGCGATGCTGGCGGGTGCCGGAGCGGGACTCGCGTGCGGCATCAACGACCGCATCCTCTGGTACGCCGGAGCAGACACGCTCTTCACGACCATCTACATCGTCTCGACCACCATCTCGGGTGCGGTGATCGCCGGACTCGGCGCGTGGCTGATCGCCCGAGGACTCGCGGCGACGGGAGCCCTCAGCCGGTTCGCCGCCGGCCGCGAGGTCACCGCACGGGTGTGA
- a CDS encoding ABC transporter ATP-binding protein, producing MSSRTTPATLEAHGWGWRYATRLRWAVRDVDLRIEPGERVLLLGASGSGKSTLLQGFGGVLGGADEGETHGGLLVDGVPPIQARGRVGMVLQDPDTQTILARVGDDVAFGCENLGVPREEIWQRVRAALDAVELDVALDRSTAALSGGQKQRLALAGVLAMRPGAILLDEPTANLDPEGVQDVRDAVAAALDATGATLVVIEHRIDVWLPLVTRVIVLGAEPEGTVVLADGSPEQVLGARGAELAASGVWVPGHPPAVPPAPAHQPGETLLEARGLTVARRRGLAVAGPFDVEVRAREVLGVTGANGAGKSTLGLTLAGLIPAEDGRVAALPALAAGEKPDPIRWSSRALLTRIASVMQTPEHQLLAKTVRDELSVGPRALKLSEPQITARVDDLLERLRLTSLSGANPYTLSGGEKRRLTVAAALATRPRMLVLDEPTFGQDATTWAELVGLIARLRDEGTAIVAISHDEAVLDALHARRLEVGR from the coding sequence GTGAGCTCGCGCACGACGCCCGCCACCCTCGAAGCCCACGGCTGGGGGTGGCGGTACGCGACGCGACTGCGGTGGGCGGTGCGCGACGTCGACCTGCGCATCGAACCGGGCGAGCGGGTGCTGCTGCTGGGGGCCTCCGGCTCGGGCAAGTCGACCCTGCTGCAGGGGTTCGGCGGGGTGCTCGGAGGGGCGGACGAGGGCGAGACGCACGGAGGGCTGCTCGTCGACGGCGTGCCGCCCATCCAGGCGCGTGGTCGAGTCGGCATGGTGCTGCAGGACCCCGACACGCAGACGATCCTCGCGAGGGTCGGCGACGACGTGGCATTCGGCTGCGAGAACCTCGGCGTCCCCCGCGAGGAGATCTGGCAGCGGGTGCGCGCGGCGCTGGACGCCGTCGAGCTCGATGTCGCACTCGATCGATCGACGGCCGCGCTGTCGGGCGGTCAGAAGCAACGTCTCGCGCTCGCCGGTGTGCTGGCGATGCGACCGGGCGCGATCCTGCTCGACGAGCCGACCGCGAACCTCGACCCCGAGGGAGTGCAGGACGTGCGGGATGCCGTCGCCGCCGCCCTCGACGCCACGGGCGCCACCCTCGTGGTGATCGAGCATCGCATCGACGTCTGGCTGCCGCTCGTCACGCGGGTGATCGTGCTCGGCGCCGAGCCGGAGGGCACCGTCGTCCTCGCCGACGGGAGCCCTGAGCAGGTGCTCGGCGCGCGAGGGGCCGAGCTCGCGGCATCCGGTGTGTGGGTTCCCGGCCACCCGCCCGCCGTTCCGCCTGCGCCGGCGCACCAGCCGGGGGAGACCCTCCTCGAAGCGCGCGGCCTCACGGTCGCTCGGCGACGGGGGCTCGCGGTCGCCGGGCCGTTCGATGTCGAGGTTCGCGCGCGCGAGGTGCTCGGCGTCACCGGCGCGAACGGCGCAGGAAAGTCGACGCTCGGACTCACGCTCGCAGGGCTCATCCCCGCCGAGGACGGCCGGGTCGCGGCTCTGCCCGCGCTCGCCGCCGGAGAGAAGCCCGACCCCATCCGCTGGTCGTCGCGCGCGCTGCTCACCCGCATCGCATCGGTCATGCAGACTCCCGAGCACCAGCTGCTCGCGAAGACCGTGCGCGACGAGCTGTCTGTCGGCCCTCGGGCTCTGAAGCTCTCCGAGCCCCAGATCACCGCTCGTGTCGACGACCTCCTCGAACGACTGCGGCTCACCTCGCTCTCCGGAGCCAACCCGTACACGCTGTCCGGCGGGGAGAAGCGGCGGCTCACGGTCGCCGCGGCCCTCGCCACCCGGCCGCGGATGCTGGTGCTCGACGAACCCACCTTCGGGCAGGACGCCACGACCTGGGCCGAACTCGTCGGCCTGATCGCACGCCTGCGTGACGAGGGCACGGCGATCGTGGCGATCAGCCATGACGAGGCCGTGCTGGATGCCCTGCATGCGCGGCGCCTGGAGGTCGGCCGATGA
- a CDS encoding energy-coupling factor transporter transmembrane component T family protein, with protein sequence MIDPLTARIERPGPIAPRSALAKLAAALLIALPLVLTIDVVSASVALLLEIPLLLLAGLRAKEFWTRTAVLWIAAPLSAVTIALYGATSGTVHFEWLVMRVSDGSLALAAATAVRVLAIGLPAVVLFVTVDPTDLADDLAQRVKLPARFVVGALAGMRMLGLLADDWRALALARRARGVADEGRVRRALGMAFALFVLAIRRGSSLATAMEARGFGGTAPRSWARESRWDRRDTVLVVIAAVIPVVAIVVAVLTGAWNFILGPTA encoded by the coding sequence ATGATCGATCCGCTGACCGCCCGCATCGAAAGACCGGGGCCGATCGCCCCTCGCTCAGCCCTCGCGAAGCTCGCCGCGGCGCTGCTGATCGCGCTGCCGCTCGTGCTGACGATCGACGTCGTCTCGGCATCCGTCGCCCTGCTGCTCGAGATCCCGCTGCTCCTTCTCGCCGGCCTGCGGGCCAAGGAGTTCTGGACCCGCACCGCCGTGCTGTGGATCGCAGCGCCGCTGAGCGCGGTCACCATCGCGCTCTACGGCGCGACCAGCGGAACGGTGCACTTCGAGTGGCTGGTCATGCGCGTCAGCGACGGGTCGCTCGCCCTCGCCGCAGCGACCGCCGTGCGCGTTCTCGCGATCGGGCTGCCGGCCGTGGTGCTCTTCGTCACGGTCGATCCCACCGATCTCGCCGACGATCTGGCTCAACGGGTGAAGCTGCCGGCGCGGTTCGTCGTCGGCGCGCTCGCGGGCATGCGGATGCTGGGCCTGCTCGCCGATGACTGGCGCGCATTGGCACTCGCGCGGAGGGCTCGCGGCGTCGCCGACGAAGGGCGGGTTCGCCGAGCTCTCGGCATGGCCTTCGCGCTGTTCGTGCTGGCCATCCGACGCGGATCCTCCCTGGCCACCGCGATGGAGGCCCGCGGCTTCGGCGGCACAGCGCCCCGCTCGTGGGCGAGGGAGTCGAGGTGGGATCGGCGGGACACGGTGCTGGTCGTCATCGCGGCGGTGATCCCGGTGGTGGCGATCGTCGTGGCTGTGCTCACCGGTGCGTGGAACTTCATCCTCGGTCCGACCGCCTGA
- a CDS encoding TerC family protein — protein sequence MNITPLVWIITIAVTIAFFVYEFFAHVRKPHEPTIGESARWSAFYIGLALLFGVGIGTVSGWTYGGEYFAGYLTEKALSIDNLFVFLIVMTGFAVPRIYQQKVLMIGIVIALIMRGGFIALGATLIENFSWIFYLFGALLLFLAYRQAFAHGESDPANGRFMRFVRRVLPVSDEYNGDRLTVQRDGKRFFTPMFLVIIAIGFVDLIFAVDSIPAIYGLTEEAYIVFTANAFALMGLRQLYFLIGGLLQRLVYLAQGLAVILAFIGVKLVMHALHVNELPFINGGEPLLWVPEIPIWFSLVFIGATIAVATIASLMKTRRDDKRTALETEAAAALPGSSDADSTVSSASSSDTGTTHTQKEHS from the coding sequence TTGAACATCACGCCTCTCGTGTGGATCATCACGATCGCCGTCACGATCGCCTTCTTCGTGTACGAGTTCTTCGCCCACGTGCGAAAGCCCCATGAGCCGACCATCGGCGAGTCCGCCCGCTGGTCTGCCTTCTACATCGGCCTCGCGCTGCTGTTCGGTGTCGGCATCGGCACCGTGTCCGGCTGGACCTACGGCGGCGAGTACTTCGCCGGGTACCTCACCGAGAAGGCGCTGTCGATCGACAACCTCTTCGTCTTCCTGATCGTGATGACCGGCTTCGCCGTGCCGCGCATCTATCAGCAGAAGGTGCTGATGATCGGCATCGTGATCGCGCTGATCATGCGCGGTGGGTTCATCGCCCTCGGCGCCACGCTGATCGAGAACTTCTCGTGGATCTTCTACCTCTTCGGCGCCCTGCTGCTGTTCCTCGCCTACCGACAGGCCTTCGCGCACGGCGAGTCCGACCCCGCCAACGGCCGCTTCATGCGGTTCGTACGCCGTGTCCTGCCGGTGAGCGACGAGTACAACGGCGATCGCCTGACCGTGCAGCGCGACGGCAAGCGCTTCTTCACTCCGATGTTCCTCGTGATCATCGCGATCGGCTTCGTCGACCTGATCTTCGCGGTCGACTCGATCCCCGCGATCTACGGTCTGACCGAAGAGGCGTACATCGTCTTCACGGCCAACGCATTCGCCCTCATGGGTCTGCGTCAGCTGTACTTCCTCATCGGCGGTCTGCTGCAGCGCCTGGTGTACCTCGCCCAGGGTCTCGCGGTCATCCTCGCCTTCATCGGCGTGAAGCTCGTGATGCACGCCCTGCACGTCAACGAGCTGCCGTTCATCAACGGCGGCGAGCCGCTGCTGTGGGTGCCCGAGATCCCGATCTGGTTCTCGCTGGTCTTCATCGGCGCGACCATCGCCGTCGCCACCATCGCGAGCCTCATGAAGACGCGACGCGATGACAAGCGCACCGCGCTCGAGACCGAAGCCGCAGCTGCGCTCCCCGGATCCTCGGATGCCGACTCCACGGTGTCCTCCGCTTCCTCCTCCGACACCGGCACCACCCACACCCAGAAGGAACACTCGTGA